The DNA window CTGAAACCAAAGGTGGAATAGCAAAGGAAAATCCCAGTGCCAATACGAACATAGAGAAAAATACAGCATTCCCTAAAGACACTGAAGCTAAGGCATCTGCACCCAGTAATTTTCCAACAATAATATTATCAAATAAGTTTACAGAAACTTGTCCTACCTGCGTTAGCATTACGGGTAGTGCCAATGTAAGGCATTCTTTAGTATAGTTTTTATTTAAAAAGCTCATAGTTTTAACAAAAAAAAATTTGCAGTGTGAATACTGCAAATTTTTTATAATTTATTTAGGTTATAATTAAATTATTTTCTTACAAAATTTGCGACATCCTCTTTGGAAACAGTGCTTCCACCAAGGATAATTAATCTTTCAACAACATTTCTCAACTCTCTGATATTTCCAGTCCATGAAAGGGCTTTAAGCGCTTCAATAGCATCATCATCAAATTTTTTTACCGCTGTACCATGTTCATCGGAGATCAGTCCTGAAAAATGGTCCACTAATAATTTGATATCTTCTTTTCTATCATCCAATGGGGGAACATAAATTTCAATTACAGAAAGCCTGTGGTAAAGATCTTCTCTAAATTTTCCTTCCTCAATTTCTTTCTGCATATTTTTGTTGGTTGCTGCAAGTACCCTTACATCAACCTTAATTTCTTTATCGCTTCCTACAGGAGAAACTTTGCTTTCCTGAAGGGCTCTTAATACTTTAGCCTGGGCAATAAGACTCATATCTCCGATCTCATCAAGAAAAATAGTACCTCCCGTTGCTTGTTCAAATTTACCCTGCTTATCTTTAATAGCCCCTGTAAATGAACCTTTAACGTGTCCGAAAAGTTCTGATTCAATAAGTTCAGAAGGAATTGCAGCACAGTTTACTTCGATCATAGGTCCTCTTGCACGTTCGCTTTGATTATGGATAGCATGAGCAACCAATTCTTTTCCTGCCCCATTGGGTCCGGTAATTAAAACTCTTGCATCCGAAACAGCAACCTTTCCGATCATATCCTGAATTTTCTGTAAAGCCGGAGACTCACCAATCATTTGGTACTTTTTGTTTACCTTCCTCTTTAGTGTTTTATTTTCGGTCTGAAGATTTTTATTTTCTTTTTTTAAGGTCTCTTTAACCAAAGCATTTTTTACACTTGTAATCAACCTATTGATGTCGATTGGCTTAGAGATGAAGTCATATGCACCATCCTTTAAACAAGATACAGCAGAATCAATGTCTGCGTGTCCTGAGATCATAATAAAAGTGGTTTCAGGTTTAAGCAGTAGAGCTTGCTTTAATAGCTCAGTTCCTGAAAGTTTTGGCATTTTTATGTCTGAAATTACCAATGCGAAATCTTCTTTTTCTAAATGTTTATAGCCTTCCAAACCATCTTCGGCTACAACAAATTCGTAATTGGTAAGTTCATCTGAAAGAATACTGTGCAGTACTCCTGAGATTGCTTTTTCGTCTTCTACTATAAGGATTTTTTGCATAGTTGCAAATTTAGATTTTTTGATTGAATTATTAGCAAAAACTATACCTAAATACTTTATTTAGTATAATCTCTTCTTCCGAAAATAGCAGACCCTACTCTTACAGAATTAGCACCGCATTCAATGGCAATAGGGAAATCATCACTCATCCCCATTGATAATGTATCTAGTTTTTTCAATTGATTTAATTCGTTAAAAACTTTTTTTAATTTTAAAAATTCCTTTTTTACCTGCTCTTCATCTTCTGTGAAAGTTGCCATTCCCATTAATCCGGTTATTTCAATATTCGAAAAATCACCGTTTATGTATTTTTGAAAAATGTCTTGTGCTTCTGAAATTTCAAAGCCAAATTTACTTTCCTCAACCGCAATTTTTACTTGTAAGAGAACTTTAATTTTACGTTTATATTTAACTGCTTCTTTATTTATTTCTATTAAAAGTTTCTCAGAATCAACGCTTTGAATGGTGTCGATGAATTCTGCGATATACTTTACCTTATTGGTCTGAAGGTGCCCAATCAGATGCCATTGAATATCTTTTGGCAGGAGAGGGTATTTTTCCATCAGCTCCTGAACTTTGTTTTCTCCAAAAACTTTTTGCCCTAAGCTATAAACCTCCTGAATAGCTGATACAGGATGTGTTTTAGAAACTGCGACCAGCTGAACCTCATTAGGAAGTTGTTTTTTTATGTTATTGTAATTTTCTTTAATATCCATAATTGCAAATTTCTGAATTCTTAGAGCAAAATACTAATGATTTTGTAAAATTTTAAAAAGAGTTTTAAGAACGGTTTATCCGCGATTAAAAATTGACTATTTCTCAATTTATTAATGATAATACTCTTAATTTAAAACGTCATTGATCTTAGGATAGGAAGAGATCTTTCTAAATACAAATCGATTGCTCTTCTGTAATTTTTCAATAAACAGATCAAGTTCATTAATAGAGTCTGTATCCGCTAAATATTGATCGTGAGTTAAAAAGACCAAGTGTCTTGATGTTTTTTCGAGATCATTGAAAAATATACTGTCAACCTTTTTAAGCATTGCTTCGTGACTGCCTTTTAATACCATCTTATTAGTAGGTTTCCATTCAAGGTCCCAACCAATTACTTTATAACCTGCTTTCTTCAGGCTATTTGCAGCCAGAGTAGAGCTTTTTATATCGGTAACATTAATATTGTTCAGTCGCCATATATTTCTTCCCGGAGTTCTCGCTATTTTATCATAAAGTTTTAAACTGTCTTTTGCTCTATCAAAATCATGAACCACAGCATCAGGATTTTGATAAAAATTAGAATATTTATTATGTGCATGCGTAAAACTGTGATTAGCCAGTTCAATCAAAGGATCCTGTCTTAAAAGATCCAGATCATCCTTTTGTCTATTACTGTCATAAGAATGTTTTCCAACTAAAAAAGCTGTTGCACATACATTTCTTTTACGTAAAATTTTCAGTAGATTTTCGGTTCCTCGATTCGGACCGTCATCAAAAGTTAGATATATAACTCTTTTGTCGGTTAGATCTTCATTATCATCCAATAAGGGGACTGTTTTTGCGACGGGATGGTCTTTAGAAATCATCTTCTCAGAATCTTTCTCATCTTTTTTCTGATTACAGCTGTTAAATAAAATTGAAGTTGCACTCATCAATGCAAACATCCCAAGAAAAGTCGTATTTCGAGACTTTTCCGCAAAAAGTTTTTTCATGAAATAATTGGAGATTAATTGTTAAATATCGTTAAAATTTGTAAACTAATGTTAACAACATGTATGCCAATTTACTTTAAGTTTTGCTTTTTAATAATATTTTAATGTGCTAATTTTTAGACAGTTTTCAAAGTAAAATCTTTTTAAGATACATTGCATTTTTAATTGCCGAAACTCCCCATGTATTATTAAAAAATATAAATGTTTTATTTTGTGATATCTGTATTTTTTCTGCTAAATTATTGAGAAATTCTTCACTGTATTCAGATTTGTAAAGAACAGGTTTTCCATGTAATCTGTAATACATTACTTCATTATTGTTGATAATTACTTCTTCTGGTAAATTACCGGGAAAGCTAACACCGGAAAAAATAATATTTTTAGGTCTTAAAATATCAAAAATCTCATCACGCCACCAGGATTCATGTCTGAACTCTATGACATTTAAAAATGCTGAATCGATATTTTTTAGGATTAACTCTATATTTTCTGGAGTATTTTTAAAAGATGGTGGGAACTGATACAAAAATCCGGAAAGCTTTTCCTTCAAATTTTCATGGATATGCTGACAGAATTCTGAGATTTCTTCTTTGCAGTCCAGTAATCGTTTCTCGTGAGAAATAGTTTTTGGAATCTTAATGAAAAATCTAAACTCTTCAGGTGTTTCATCGAACCATTTAATTAGTGTTTTTGCTGTTGGCTTTCGATAGAAAGTAGAATTAATTTCAACAGCATTAAACTCTTTTGAATATAAAGTAAGAAAATCTTTAGTTGGTGTATTGTCCGGATAAAAAGAGCCTTTCCAATCATTATTGTAAAAGCCTGAACATCCAATATATAGATTTTTCTTTTTCATATTTTTTTATCTCTCGCAGATTAAGATTAGTAAATCGTTTTTTTTCGAAAACCCTGAATAATCTGCGAGAGAAAATATACTATTTAATGTCCAGATCAACAGAGTTTAATCGTAATGAATTTAAAATCACTGAAAGAGAACTGAAGCTCATCGCTGCTGCAGCAATCATGGGTGATAATAGAATTCCAAAAAATGGATACAATAATCCTGCCGCAATAGGTACTCCCAATACATTATAAATGAATGCGAAAAACAGATTTTCTTTGATGTTTTTTAATAATTTTTCACTTAGGAGTTTTGCTTTTGCAACTCCAATGATATCTCCTTTAAGTAATGTAATTTCAGCACTTTCAATAGCGACATCTGTTCCTGTTCCCATTGCAATTCCGATATCCGCTTGTGCCAAAGCAGGGGAGTCGTTGATGCCATCTCCTGTCATAGCCACAATTTTCCCCTCTTTCTGAAGTCTTTTAACCTCATTTAGTTTATCCTCAGGTAAACAGTTCGCTTTAAAATGTTTGATACCTAATTCATCTGCAACAGCTTTAGCCGTATGTTCATTATCACCTGTCATCATAATAATCTCCAAACCTTCCTTCATTAAAAGCTCAACAGCCTTCTTGGAGCTTTCTTTAATTTTATCAGTAAAGCTTATAAATCCTAGAGCGGTATTATCTTCTGCTACATAAGAAATGGTATATGCCTTTGACTGAACTTCAACCGCTTTTTGCTTTAAATGATCTGGAATAGAAATTTGATGGGAAGTCAATAGACTTTCATTTCCTACATATATAGTTTTCCCATTAATATTTCCTTTAACCCCTTTTCCGGATATATTTTCAAATTTTTCTACTTTCTCAGAGGTGAGATTCTGTTCTTTTGCTTTGTTGATAACAGCATTAGATAAAGGATGTTCTGAATTTTGATTTAAGGAGAATGCCAGTTTCAATATTTGATTTTGATCCCCATTATTTATACTTTCAATGTACTCTACAGAAGGTTTTCCTTCAGTTAAGGTTCCCGTTTTGTCTGTAATTAGAACATTTACTTTATTCATGTGTTCCAGAGCCTCTGCATTTTTGATCAATATTCCATTTTTTGCTCCCTTGCCGATACCTACCATTAAAGACATTGGAGTGGCCAGACCAAGGGCACAAGGACAGGCAACAATTAAAACAGCTACTGCATTAACGAAAGCAAATAGACTTCTTTTACCTTCAGGACCAAAGAATTGCCAGCCTACAAATGTAAGTGCAGCAATAAGAATCACTGTCGGAACAAAGATTTTAGAAACTTTATCAGTTAACTTTTGAATTGGTGCCTTACTTCGGCTTGCTTCATTCACCATTTTTATAATCTGCGAAAGCAGGGTTTCATCACCTACCTTTTCAGCTTTCATAATGAAAACCTGATTGCCATTGATGGTTCCCGAAGAAACTCTATCATCAATATTCTTCTCAACAGGAATCGGCTCTCCAGTGATCATACTTTCATCTACGATAGAATTACCTTCCGTAATCTTTCCATCTACAGGGATTTTTTCACCGGGTTTTACTTTTAGAAGATCTCCGATTTTAACCTGTGAAAGAAGTACTCTCTTTTCTTCACCATTAATCATAAGGTTGGCTTCATCAGGAGAAAGGTTCATTAATTCTCTGATGGCGTTTCCTGTTTTTTTATGGGCTGCTGCTTCCATTAATTGTCCTAAAATAACAAGCGTCAAAATCACACAGACTGCCTCGAAATAAAGTGGGATCTCATGGTTATGTCCGCGGATTTCATGAGGTATAATATCTGGAAATACCAAAGAAATAATACTGAATATAAATGCTGCGGAAACTCCCAGAGCAATTAAACTAAACATATTTAAATTCCAGGTTTTGAATGAAACCCAGCCTCTTTTCATTAAGAACCATCCCGAATAAAAAAGCACGGGAAGAGTAAGCAGCAGCTCAATAATCCCTTGAATTTGATGAGAGAAAGGGAAATTAATGAACATCCCACCCATTGAAAGAATAAATACAGGAATGGTGAACCCTAATGAAATAATAAATTTTCTTTTCAGTATGTTGTATGTTTCATCATCTTCTTCACCTTCGGTATCAGGCATCCTTACCAGATCCATTCCACAAATCGGGCAACTTCCAGGTTCATCACGGATGATTTCCGGATGCATAGGACAGCTGTACTTTGCGGTTTTCTTTTCAGGATATTTTACAAGATCCATTCCGCATACAGGACATCCCACATTACTGTCATAGGTTTTATCCCCTTCGCAATACATTGGGCAATAGTATTTTCCTGCCATATCATCCGTAACTCTTGGAGCTTCCTGGTGATGGTGAGTATGGGAATGGGATTGCTGATGTGAATGTTGTGAAACGGATTTTTTAACCAAATCTTCTGTAATCTCCTCCATATGCATATGACAAACAGGACAGTCTTCTTTTTCATCATACACTTTATCACCCTCACAAAACATCGGACAATAATATTTTCCAATACTATCTTTGAAATTTTCCGGTAGATTGGCCGAAGAGTAGGTGGGTTTATAGTTTGGATCTTTAGATTGTTTTTCCTCAATAGGAACTAAATACATCTTGCAGACGGGACATCTTTCTCCTTGTTTGAAATATACTTTATCACCCTCACATTCCATAGGACAATAATATACTGACGACGGGGAAATGCGATCTTGAGGTTTTATAAAAGTTTTCCCTTGTTGAGTAGGGTCTTCTAACTGGTAATGACCAATTTCTCCCAAAACTTTATTGAGATTACTAAGATCAATGTCTTTATCAGAAGTAATAGTTGCCAGACCTGTTTCCAGATTAATGTCAGCTTTTATTCCTTCAATAGCATTAAGCTTTTCTGAGATTTTTTTCTGACAACCTGAACAGGTCATTCCAAGTATTTTATATTGTTGTTCCATGATCTTAAATGATGTTATTGTCTTTATATTCGCTTTCCTTCAAAGCAATGATATCTTCTAATTGATAGTGACCAATCTCCTCTAACACTTTATTTAGGTTCATAAGATCAATTTCCTGATTAGAAATAATAGTAACCATTTTTGTCTCCAGGTTAATATCGGCTTCTATGCCCTCCAAAGTGTTTAGTCTTTCTGAAATTCTTCTCTTACAGCCCGAACAGCTCATTCCAAGTATTCTATATTGTCTTTCCATGATCTTAAATTATATGACAAAGTTCCAAAAAGCAAAAGGATACCTGTTATAAATTTAAGGATAATAGTTATAAAATTTGGAAAGCCGGTAAGTTGTAGTGCTCGAAAATGAGAAGTTGTAAAGAAGTGATGATACAAGATTGTATCTTTATTTTAATAAATAATTACTTAAGAAAATGGATTGTTATAATCTTATCTTATTATAAAACTAAAAGTCTCTCACCAGCATCTAAAATACCTAGACAAAATCCAAAGGTTTTCTGTTATGAACCTTTAGTTTTTTAAATTCGGTGGGAGTAAAACCCGTACTGTTTCTAAATTGTGAGGATAAATGCTGTACGCTTTTATAGCCTAACTTTCCTGCAATTTCGGTTAAGTTAAATTCATTATACAAAAGAAGCTCTTTTACCTTCTCAATTTTTTGAAGAATGAAGAACTGTTCTAATGTAATATTTTCGTTTTGTGAGAATGTTTTGGAAAGTGAACTGTAATCTTTATGAAGTTTTGAGGTGAGAAATTCTGATAATAAGAAGTTTTCATCAATATCAAGTTCACTGATCTTTATGATAATAAGGTTTTTGATCTTTTCAATTAACTGATGTGAAGAATCTTTTATTCTTTCAAAACCAGTCTTTTCTAACTGCTCTTCGATGGAAGTTAATTCTTGATCTGAAATATCAGATTCGGTTTCAACTTCACCAAGATGTATAGATTTTATATCAATCTTAAAATCATTAAAAATAGCTGACACGGCAGAAATGCACCTGCCACAAACCATATTTTTTATAAAGATTTTCATAATGGATTATTTAATCGGTCTTTTACAAATTCAACCTGCGTTTTTCCATGTGGAATAGGATTGCCATCCTCACCCAAATTAACCATCACAATTTTGTCCACCGTAATAATAGTTTGGTGAGTCATCTTATTTCTTACCTCACATTGAAGAGTGATAGATGTGGAGCCGAATGCTAAAACTTCAATACCAATTTCAACAATATCACCTTGTTTGGCTGAGCTAATGAAGTTAATTTCTGAAATAAATTTGGTAACAACTTTTGTGTTTTCTAACTGGATAATAGCATAAAGTGCTGCCTCTTCATCAATCCATTGTAATAATCTTCCTCCAAAAAGTGAATGATTAGGATTAAGATCTTCTGGTTTTACCCATTTTCTCGTATGGTAGTTCATCTTTTAATAATTTGAGATACAAATTTAACGTTAAAAAATGGCTTAATCAAAGGAAAGGGATTTAGTTATCTAAAGAGAAATATTTATTTTCTCAATCAGCTTGTTTTGTTATTTGTTTTAAAAAGTAAAACGTATAATTTTATTATTTAATCCATTGTACACATTCTTATAAAGAAAATCATAAACTTGAACAGGGTATTTTTAGAATGTAAGGTTAAATTAATTTTAAAAATGTTTAACGATAAAGCGGAATAACTGTGGTTTTAATTTGAAAATATGTATTTTTACTGTATTAATTGCTATATAAAGGTTAATTTGGTGTTAGATTTAATGTTAAAAAATATTTAATTTTTGTAAAGAAATACCCAAAATATTATTTTATAACAATTAAAAAATATTGTTTAACGATAATTTTAATGCGTACATCAAAAGTGAGTGATAAAATACTTATAAAAAGGTTTTGATTTGAAATATTAAATTGTATCTTGCGAACGTTTATATTTGGAATCAATATTTGTTCATTTAATATATGTTGCTTTTCTTTTATATACCAAATTTTTATTAATTATTATAATTTTATTTAACAATGAACATTTTTGTTTCAAACATCAATTACTCAACTAAAGAGTACGAATTACAAGATTTATTCGCAGAATTTGGAGAAGTATCTTCTGCAAAAATCATTACAGACAAAGAAACTGGTCGTTCCAGAGGTTTTGGTTTCATAGAAATGGGGGAAGAAGAAGGAAAGCAGGCTATTGAAGCTCTTAATGAGAAAGAATTCAACGGAAAAACACTTAACGTTTCTGAAGCTAAACCTAGAGAGGAGAAGCCAAGAAGAAGCTTCGATAACAACAGAAGCGGTGGTGGTTATGGAAATAACAGAGGTGGAAACGGTGGCGGTGGCTACGGCGGAGGTAACAACCGTGGTGGAAACGGCGGTGGAAATCGTTGGTAAAAAATATAAGCGGCTTTTAAGCCGCTTTTTTTATGTCTTTTATTCTCGAAGTATTCCGTTTATATATGATATAAGATGTACTTTTTAAATATAGAATACTTTCTTTTTAGAAATTAATCCTTTTTCTTCTTTTTCTTCTTATCTCTACTTTTCTTATCTTTTTTCGGATTAAGAATCTCATTGGCTATTTCCAATTTCGGCGCTTTAGCTTTTACAGGTTTCATTTCAATCTTAAGATCAAAATACTCTTGTAAGTCATCCTTAGATATTAGTTTTTCATTAAATAAAAACTGTAGAATTTCTTTTCCAGAATCATGAAAGAAATTATGTGAAAGCTCTTTTAATAAAAACTTTTTATAATTTTCATGTGGAATTGTTACTGTATACTTAAAGATCCTACCTTCTTTTTGAGTAGAAAGATAACCCTTTTCAACCAGGATCTTTAAATAAGTGGAGACCGTATTTTGATGTGGCTTTGGTTCCGGATGCTGCTCCATAACATCTTTCAAATAAAATGAATCGAGCTTCCAGAATAGCTTCATTAAGTTTTCTTCTGCAGTTGTAAGGTGATTTATTTTCATAAAATATTCTGATGTTGAAAGTGTATATTGCAATAAAGATAAAGAAAAGAAATTAGAAAAGCTATTCCTCCACCCATAAATACTTCTTTTACGGTGTGTCTTTTTAATATGACTCTTGTAATCCCTACAATAACAGCTATACCAAACCATACAATGCCCATCTTCCAATCTAACGAGTAGAATAAAGAAGCAACAAATACATTGAAAGCAGTGTGCATAGAACTTTTAATGAAGAAATTACTTACTTGTAAAGCAAAAAGAAGAATAAGTATGAACAACATTAAAAAATCAAGCGTTCCGTTTTTGATGTAATGGAAAAGGAGATAAAGGATAACGGTAATTGCAGTGAAAATATAGAAAGTTTTTCTCTGAACTCTGTTTGAAACATCCATGTTGGTGTACCTTCCTGTTTTTACATTCCAGATGAGCCAGATAATTACAGGTAATATGATGATAAGGAGTATAGGAAGAAAGTATAATATTGAGTCTTTAAGGGAGTAATCCCGTATACTTTTATAAACGAAAAATAAAAATAACGATACCAAAGGATTAAAAAATTCTGAGATAATTTTAGAGATTTTATGTATCGATGATGTTTGTTTTTCTTCCATGTTTAAATTAAAAACTCAAATATAACATTATAACCAAAAAAACAATTGGTATGTATACAATAAAAACGAAGTTTTTTTTATAATTTTGCTCAACTATTTCATAATAAATAAGCAAGAGCTAGCACATGAAAGAATTTTCTAAAGAGGTATACCTTAAGTGGTATGAAGATATGACAATGTGGAGAAGGTTTGAAGACAAATGCCGTTCTCTTTATCTAAAACAAAAGATCAGAGGTTTTTTACATTTGTACAATGGTCAGGAAGCCATTCCTGCAGGTTTTACACATGCAATGGATTTAACGAAAGATAGTATGATTACTGCTTACAGATGTCATATCCATCCAATGGCAATGGGAGTAGATCCTAAAAGAATCATGGCAGAACTTTGCGGAAAAGCAACAGGAACGTCTGGAGGTATGGGTGGTTCTATGCATATTTTCAGTA is part of the Chryseobacterium paludis genome and encodes:
- a CDS encoding RNA recognition motif domain-containing protein, yielding MNIFVSNINYSTKEYELQDLFAEFGEVSSAKIITDKETGRSRGFGFIEMGEEEGKQAIEALNEKEFNGKTLNVSEAKPREEKPRRSFDNNRSGGGYGNNRGGNGGGGYGGGNNRGGNGGGNRW
- a CDS encoding heavy metal translocating P-type ATPase, with the protein product MEQQYKILGMTCSGCQKKISEKLNAIEGIKADINLETGLATITSDKDIDLSNLNKVLGEIGHYQLEDPTQQGKTFIKPQDRISPSSVYYCPMECEGDKVYFKQGERCPVCKMYLVPIEEKQSKDPNYKPTYSSANLPENFKDSIGKYYCPMFCEGDKVYDEKEDCPVCHMHMEEITEDLVKKSVSQHSHQQSHSHTHHHQEAPRVTDDMAGKYYCPMYCEGDKTYDSNVGCPVCGMDLVKYPEKKTAKYSCPMHPEIIRDEPGSCPICGMDLVRMPDTEGEEDDETYNILKRKFIISLGFTIPVFILSMGGMFINFPFSHQIQGIIELLLTLPVLFYSGWFLMKRGWVSFKTWNLNMFSLIALGVSAAFIFSIISLVFPDIIPHEIRGHNHEIPLYFEAVCVILTLVILGQLMEAAAHKKTGNAIRELMNLSPDEANLMINGEEKRVLLSQVKIGDLLKVKPGEKIPVDGKITEGNSIVDESMITGEPIPVEKNIDDRVSSGTINGNQVFIMKAEKVGDETLLSQIIKMVNEASRSKAPIQKLTDKVSKIFVPTVILIAALTFVGWQFFGPEGKRSLFAFVNAVAVLIVACPCALGLATPMSLMVGIGKGAKNGILIKNAEALEHMNKVNVLITDKTGTLTEGKPSVEYIESINNGDQNQILKLAFSLNQNSEHPLSNAVINKAKEQNLTSEKVEKFENISGKGVKGNINGKTIYVGNESLLTSHQISIPDHLKQKAVEVQSKAYTISYVAEDNTALGFISFTDKIKESSKKAVELLMKEGLEIIMMTGDNEHTAKAVADELGIKHFKANCLPEDKLNEVKRLQKEGKIVAMTGDGINDSPALAQADIGIAMGTGTDVAIESAEITLLKGDIIGVAKAKLLSEKLLKNIKENLFFAFIYNVLGVPIAAGLLYPFFGILLSPMIAAAAMSFSSLSVILNSLRLNSVDLDIK
- a CDS encoding sigma-54-dependent transcriptional regulator, with amino-acid sequence MQKILIVEDEKAISGVLHSILSDELTNYEFVVAEDGLEGYKHLEKEDFALVISDIKMPKLSGTELLKQALLLKPETTFIMISGHADIDSAVSCLKDGAYDFISKPIDINRLITSVKNALVKETLKKENKNLQTENKTLKRKVNKKYQMIGESPALQKIQDMIGKVAVSDARVLITGPNGAGKELVAHAIHNQSERARGPMIEVNCAAIPSELIESELFGHVKGSFTGAIKDKQGKFEQATGGTIFLDEIGDMSLIAQAKVLRALQESKVSPVGSDKEIKVDVRVLAATNKNMQKEIEEGKFREDLYHRLSVIEIYVPPLDDRKEDIKLLVDHFSGLISDEHGTAVKKFDDDAIEALKALSWTGNIRELRNVVERLIILGGSTVSKEDVANFVRK
- a CDS encoding helix-turn-helix domain-containing protein; this translates as MKIFIKNMVCGRCISAVSAIFNDFKIDIKSIHLGEVETESDISDQELTSIEEQLEKTGFERIKDSSHQLIEKIKNLIIIKISELDIDENFLLSEFLTSKLHKDYSSLSKTFSQNENITLEQFFILQKIEKVKELLLYNEFNLTEIAGKLGYKSVQHLSSQFRNSTGFTPTEFKKLKVHNRKPLDFV
- a CDS encoding DUF72 domain-containing protein — protein: MKKKNLYIGCSGFYNNDWKGSFYPDNTPTKDFLTLYSKEFNAVEINSTFYRKPTAKTLIKWFDETPEEFRFFIKIPKTISHEKRLLDCKEEISEFCQHIHENLKEKLSGFLYQFPPSFKNTPENIELILKNIDSAFLNVIEFRHESWWRDEIFDILRPKNIIFSGVSFPGNLPEEVIINNNEVMYYRLHGKPVLYKSEYSEEFLNNLAEKIQISQNKTFIFFNNTWGVSAIKNAMYLKKILL
- a CDS encoding heavy-metal-associated domain-containing protein; its protein translation is MERQYRILGMSCSGCKRRISERLNTLEGIEADINLETKMVTIISNQEIDLMNLNKVLEEIGHYQLEDIIALKESEYKDNNII
- a CDS encoding phosphatase PAP2 family protein, with translation MEEKQTSSIHKISKIISEFFNPLVSLFLFFVYKSIRDYSLKDSILYFLPILLIIILPVIIWLIWNVKTGRYTNMDVSNRVQRKTFYIFTAITVILYLLFHYIKNGTLDFLMLFILILLFALQVSNFFIKSSMHTAFNVFVASLFYSLDWKMGIVWFGIAVIVGITRVILKRHTVKEVFMGGGIAFLISFLYLYCNIHFQHQNIL
- a CDS encoding polysaccharide deacetylase family protein, with protein sequence MKKLFAEKSRNTTFLGMFALMSATSILFNSCNQKKDEKDSEKMISKDHPVAKTVPLLDDNEDLTDKRVIYLTFDDGPNRGTENLLKILRKRNVCATAFLVGKHSYDSNRQKDDLDLLRQDPLIELANHSFTHAHNKYSNFYQNPDAVVHDFDRAKDSLKLYDKIARTPGRNIWRLNNINVTDIKSSTLAANSLKKAGYKVIGWDLEWKPTNKMVLKGSHEAMLKKVDSIFFNDLEKTSRHLVFLTHDQYLADTDSINELDLFIEKLQKSNRFVFRKISSYPKINDVLN
- a CDS encoding acyl-CoA thioesterase, translating into MNYHTRKWVKPEDLNPNHSLFGGRLLQWIDEEAALYAIIQLENTKVVTKFISEINFISSAKQGDIVEIGIEVLAFGSTSITLQCEVRNKMTHQTIITVDKIVMVNLGEDGNPIPHGKTQVEFVKDRLNNPL
- a CDS encoding BlaI/MecI/CopY family transcriptional regulator, which produces MKINHLTTAEENLMKLFWKLDSFYLKDVMEQHPEPKPHQNTVSTYLKILVEKGYLSTQKEGRIFKYTVTIPHENYKKFLLKELSHNFFHDSGKEILQFLFNEKLISKDDLQEYFDLKIEMKPVKAKAPKLEIANEILNPKKDKKSRDKKKKKKKD
- a CDS encoding YggS family pyridoxal phosphate-dependent enzyme; translated protein: MDIKENYNNIKKQLPNEVQLVAVSKTHPVSAIQEVYSLGQKVFGENKVQELMEKYPLLPKDIQWHLIGHLQTNKVKYIAEFIDTIQSVDSEKLLIEINKEAVKYKRKIKVLLQVKIAVEESKFGFEISEAQDIFQKYINGDFSNIEITGLMGMATFTEDEEQVKKEFLKLKKVFNELNQLKKLDTLSMGMSDDFPIAIECGANSVRVGSAIFGRRDYTK